gCCAGGGGTCATGGGCATGTAGCCATCGTCGGCACCCAGGTTACTGCTGGAGCTCCTGTGGGACCCGATCTCGATGTCGCCGTAGTCCTCGGGGTAGGGGTGGTACGCCACTTTGGGAGAGGACGCGGGACAGGTGGGGCAGAGGCGGCCGGAGCTGCCGGAGAAGGTGGCCCGCATCAGGGTGTACTCATCCAGGGACGCGGAGGAGGGCTGCGGCACCGGCCGCTGCCGGGCAGGCGTGGTCAGGGAGTAAGTCCTCTTCCTCAGCCCCCGGTCCAGGTCCTGGGCGCCGTCCCCGGACACTCTGCGGTAGGGGCGGCCGCAGTGGCTCAGCGGCCGGTCCATAGTCATGTACCCGTACAGCTCGCCCCCGCCGCCGTCCCTGGCCGGGGGAGTCTCGGCGATGGACTCGGGCGTGTTGCTCCTGTGGCTGCAGAAGGCTCTCAGGTCGCCGGGGCTGGAGCCGTACTCATCCAGCGACATGAAGCCGGGGTCGCTGGGGGAGCCCGAGGCCGAGGCGCTGCCGCTGGAGGGCCGCTGGCTGGCGGGCTGGTGCAGGGGGTGCTGCGGGTGCGGGTGCGGGCCGGGCGGCGGCGGGTAGGAGCCGGAGCCGTGCCCGCTGCTGGACGACAGGCTGCCGGGGCTGGTGGCGGCGGGCGGCGAGCGCGCCACGGGCATGGACAGGGACCGGCTGTGCTGCAGGGCGCCCCCTGCCGGCGCCGGCGCCCCCTTGCTCGCGCGGGCCCCGCAGCCGCCGCTCAGGGTGTGCGAGCGGCTCAGGGGCGCGCGCACCGGCCCGGGGCTCAGGGGACTCCCGGCCACCGACACGGGCCTgccgcccgccgcccccgcgcccgccgccgcgccgccgtCGCCCTCGCTGGCCGTGCGCACCCGACACGAGCTGCACTTGGCGGCCGGCGGGGTGGCGGCCAGGCTGTCCGTGCGCGAGCGGCGCACCAGGCCCGTCTGGCTCGGGGGCAGGTTGACCAGGTGGTGGTGGCGGCGCGCGCCGGGGACGCTGATGGGGTGCGTGGAGGACGAGCCCGACGACTGGCTCTTACTGCGCGGCCGGAACTCGAAGAGCTCCTTGAGGGCCTTCATGGCCTCCAGGATGGTCTCGTGGATGTTCTGCGCCACCACCGAGTCGTCGGCCTGCATCCACAGCTCGCCCGGGCCCGTGACGGCCGAGCGGCCCACCTCGATGAAGAAGAAGCTGTCCGAGTGGCCGCAGCGCCGGATGTTCATGAGCTGCAGCGTCACCGACGGCTGCTCGCAGTTGAGCTTCACGAAGCCGATGGTGCGCGCCGACAGGCACAGGCGGTACACGCCCGTCAGGTTCTTGCTCTGGCCCAGGCCCTTGGGCTTCAGGTTCACCTGCCACACCTCGCGGTAGGCGGCCGTGGCGGGCGCCACCAGCCCGTAGCTGTCATCGGCCGCGGCGGCGCCGGCCGAGCCGCCCAGGGCGCCGGGCAGGGACGCGCTGCAGGacgcggcggtggcggcggccgGGGGCGCGTCGCCGGCGCGGCCCTCGCTGACCAGGTCGGTGAGCGCGCGGTACcagccctcctgctcctgctcgtTCTCGGCCGCCACCGCGAAGTACTCGTCCTTGGTGTAGAGCGCGATCAGGTACTTGTGCTTGGCGTCCGCGCGCTTGTTGATGTTCAGGCAGCAGTCGAGCGCGATGACCCGCTTCGGGGCGCCCGCCTTGCTCCGCCACTTCTTCTCGCTCTCGTAGTACTCGAGCCGCGGCGGCTGCGGCGCCGgccccccgcccgccgccgccgcctcgtcGCCGGGCCCGCGCAGCACGAAGAAGCGCTTGTGGCCGTGCTTCTGCTTGCGCAGGTAGCCGCACTTGCGCACgctgtggttgttgttgttgttgttgttgaggttGGGGCCGTCGCCGCCCGCCGGCCCCGGGGCCCCGTGCAGCGGCGGGCTCGCCATCGCCGGCGTTTCAGGCCGCGCCGCCCGGCCGGGCGCGGAGGAGCTGGGGGCGCgcggaggggggcgggggcgcgggcgggggcggctccctccccccccctccGGTTCGTCCGCCGGAGCCCGCGTCCCTCGGGCCCAGCGGTGGGGAAGGCTGGGGGAGGCCCGCGGGGGCCGGCCCCGAGCGGTGGCGCAGCGCCCTCCGCGCTCCCGGGCCCCGGAGGATGCCCGGCGCGGGCGGTGGCCGCCCCCCGGCCCTGCTGCCCGCGGCCGCTGCCTCCCGGGCGAGATCTGTCGGGCGGCGCCTGGGGACTCGCTGGCTGGGCCGAGAGTCGGGGTCCCCGCGCCGAGCGGCGGGGCCGAGCCTAAGGCGCGCGCAGCCGCACGGGTCCCGCCGCTGCGCCGCGCTCCGGGGTGCCGGGGTGCGCCCAGGCACTCGGGGTCCGCGCCGCCACCggggctgctgctgccgctgccgctgccgctgccgctgctgccaACGGCGACCCGGGCTCGTCGCGGTCCCCGCCGCACAGTGAGTAACACATCGCGCACCGAGTGACTGAACTAAGAAGAGCAAAACAACATGTGACTCGGCGTTACGCAGGCACACACGGcgcggccgccccgccccgccgcccgcaTTGGCGCCGCGCCCCCCGACGGACGGCCGGCGCAGCCAATGGGCGCGGGCCGCGGGGGGGGGCGGGccgcgcgcccccgccccgcccccctttCTCCCGGGGCTGCGTTTCCCGccgtcccctccccctccgcggaggccggggcccgggcggggtgggggccggCCCGAGCCTCATTAATCAGAGGCTCGTTGTGGATGCCGGCGGAGGAGATGCCACCCAGGGCGGGAAAAGGGGCgcgcgggaggggcgggggccgGCTCGGCGCGTAGGGCCCGTCCCTCCCGCCTCGGACTCAGTTAATTGGGCTCGCAGCTTCCGCCGGGGAGGAGACCGGGGGAGGGGACGCcgcgcggggcgggggccggcGGAGATCAAgggccgggaccgccggccgggGCTGGGCGCCGGGGACCGGGTGGGGGCCGGGGCCGCAGCGCCCTTCCTCGGGCCCCGCATCGCTGCCGCCGCCCTCGCGGGGGCCGGGAGGCCCTGAACTCGGCTGccctctcctcacccctccctccatCACGCACTTGGGCGCGCGGATCTGGCGCCCAAACTCGGGGTGGGCGCGCGCCCGGCCGCCGCGGCGGGTGTGCGCCTGGGTGGTTCCCGGGAGCCCGGCCCGCGCCTTGTTTACGAGCATCCCATTAGTCACCGGAGCGCGCCGGGTCGGTGGCCGCGCGGGGCCCTTtccctgggaggaggggaggggcgcgGGCGGCGCCCCCGACCCCGGACCGCGCTCCCCTCGGGCGGCTCCCGgcgtccccccccaccccagcccgggGGCGCCCTTCCCCCGCACCCAGGTCGCGGGCTCTTCCGGGGCGTCATCAGCGCCATTCACTTGTCGGGCGCCCGGGAAGTTGCCGTCCCCGGCTCGGGATGTGGTCGGAGGAGGAGCGGCGGGACGAGCAGGCGCGCAAGAATGCGGTTTCCATAGCGCCGGGGAGAGGGCGGGTGCCGGCGGGGGCGCAGCCCGGGCCCGGGTCCCCGCGCCGAGGGCCCTCCCCGCCCGACCCTCGCGGTCCCGGGCGGGCGGCTCCAGACCTGCGCGCCCTTCGCGGGCGGCGACGGCCTCCTGGAAAATGCCCTTGAAGAAGCGCTTCTAGTGTTTTCCATCTACAGGGCTTTTGTGGTGGCTTTTGTGACTTTCGAAGTCGATCACAAATAAGCAGCCCTGCAGCCGCGTCTCCTAAATGTCACcgtgggggcagcgggggggaagggggggcgtCCCTGAGCGGAGAGCGGCGCGGGCTCCGGGCCCCTGCGGAAGCCGAGAAGGCTAACAAAACCAGCTCTTGTCTATTCTGTTCCTCTAATTTGTGTGTCTTCGTGAAATAATTGGAAACAATAATGTTGGTTATTTTCTATTAAGTCCTGGAAGTTTGCCTTTGAATGTCCTCTACAGTTTACAAaggtctttattttaaatataatgagaTCTTAAGTCTAAGGGTAATAACTTAAAATTGTGATTTTTGAAAGggtaataaatattttcacatatttgtcCGCATGTGACTTAAGGATTCTGCCAGTTGGTCTTCTGTGCCAAAAAAGCCCTATTTACACAAAGATAACAAGGGTTTTAGCCCGAATACAGTTACGTTTCTTGGGAGTACCGTGAATTTGGGAGAACAGAGCTTGCCTCAAAGACGTGTATTTAAAGTCGATCTTCCATTTTAAgtcatgctttaaaaaacaataccTTTTGGAACGTCGTATCAAGTGTGTGTGCCTGtatgtgtgcgcacgtgtgtgtgtgtatgtgtgtgtaagattGTGTGTCTGGCGCACCTTCATAGACTTGgtggttttctattctttttagaTCTTGTTGTCCTTTCTGTGTTAACAAACGTTGCCTAGCAATATGTCTACTCAGAAAAGAGAGATGACAGGATTCTTGGAATTTGAAAGAAATGTGGCCCAGTTTTGTCTGCTTTGTGATGATTTCCATCTCACTTTGTGAGGGATCCAAATGGGCCTGCCTATATGTTCCGCAACCCTGACTAGCCAAGGGTGATCCTGGGATAACCTCTTCTCAGCCTGGTGGGGCTACTGATCTCCTCCAGGAAAGTATCTCTTGcaattgtttcattcttttgcttttgtctctGGCCTCTCCTACAAAATTAGATTTTCGCATATTCTCTGAATCCTTGTTTGCTGTGCCCCTCAGACGTTAGCAAGTGGCATCTCTggagtgtttgtttttttccttagggCTATTCTAGTGTTAAATGCCATATTCAAGTCAAGGTGTTAGAAACCCGAAGTCCGCACTTGGCGCTTTCCCCACGTGCTGCCTCCGTCACCAAGGGAGGAGGGTGACGAGCTCTCACCTACATCAGTGGCATTCTCATACCAGGAAGATCACAAATCTGGAGCAAAACTGCAAACTAATTGTCATTCTCAAGTCCTAGAACCTCTAAATACAAGTGTGGGAGGCACAATTTCCATTCTCATTAAGAAGTCAGCCCATGAAACCAACAGTAAGGAACTCTGTAATTAGAAGTACCCCTGTCTTCTTCCTCAACGAAGGAGCTCattgtctttctccctttctacTGCCAaataagctatttatttatttaaagcttgTCCGACACCTTGTGATTTTCCAACTGTTCTCCCGTACTTTTTCAGCAAAAGTCAGCTAATAACATCTGTCAAGCAGCTCTCCACGCAGGGCTGGGTGCTGTTTCGCATGGCCTGTTGCCAGCCAGCAGCCTGGATGAAATTTTTTCTCATGGTCCAAGATCCTTCCTTGGAAGTTCTCCTTGGTTTTACAGATAACTAAATGGTCATATCTTTTAGCCaggactgttttttgtttgtcctttctgttttgtttacatAGAATCCTACACAATGATTCTTTGATTAAAACAAATGTCCTTCCTGGGATCCTTTAATGACCTTTCACAAAGCAGTCAATTTCATAAAAAAGTAGACATTAAAAATGTATCACAAATccataatacaaataataataatacaaataagagTAAGCATCATTCTCTTCGCTGGTTCAGGGAAGGCAGACACACCTAGGAGGACAAAAGTAGATAACATTTTAATGCttgggaggtttgggggggttttttgttttgttttttcctttgtaattctttttttttttaagattttatttatccatttgacagagctcacaagcaggcagagaggcaggcagagagagaggaagggaagcaggctcgccactgagcagagagcccgatgctgcatgctgcggggctccatcccaggaccccgagatcatgacctgagacaaaggcagaggctttaacccactaagccacccaggcgcctctccttTGTAATTCTTAACCCAGTAGTTTTGACGGTTTTTCCTATCTGGATGAGCTGTATCTAAAAACGGTCTGAGCAAATAGTTAAGTGGAGCACTATACAACCAGTTAGAATAGCTTCAATTTAAAAtgtgctttgggggaaaaaaacaaaataacataacataaaatatgcTTTAGGAAGAGGTATAGATTTGAACTTCAGAACCTTATGTCAGAGGACCTagttagtctttaaaaaaagtggcAGCATTTTATCACAGTTTGCTTTGTTAAATAATGTATTTCAGTAGCTCATTTAATacagttctctttctctgatgaaTGAGCCGTGCAAAAACAGCCTTTTTCCTCATCTAGAATTCATAAGAGGACTTCCTGGACTTTCatagctgttgtttttttttttcccaccaataTATTTGCTAATATGTTTCAACTGAAATTTCACAAGAATTTTGCAACATGCTAATTGTGTGCAACAGAATGATTGACATGAGAGAATGTAAGTACTATTTGGCTAGCTTACTATCTATGCATGGCATTCCAAATGTCTGAGGAGCCAGGGTTTGTTAATAGATCAGATTGGTTCCTTGGAAATTATAAAGGCTTCCCACTTAGGTATTTGTGTTGCTTGTTCATTAAGAATATGTACGTCTTTCTTAAATATTCATTAGCGAGGAGGGATTTTCTGAAAGAgggattttctaaaataaatgactttCATGGGCGTATTTGGTGGAGCAGACTACTGTAACttttaatataacttgaaaaTAAGAATTCTTCTGAAAAATGTATGCACTGAATTAACACTCTTTAGGAAAACACTCAGTTATGTTGTAGGAACAGGCAGAGCTCACCCAATACcgaaaacatttccattttaaatataattatgttgaagaaatttaaacatataaacCACCAATTACAAAGTGACTATAGTTAGTGACTTAACATTTTTATCAGTTCACCTCTGGATTTTGTTGTGTTAGAATTTTgagaatatatttctaaattggaaaaaaacaaccaccttttttccccccatggacTTTCCATGAtcgaaataaaaattttacattaatgACTGTGTAACATTACTGTACTGTGAAAAAAAGAGGGGGTTCCTTCTTAGAATATCCCTCTTGGAATACTTGGCCCTGTAGCCTAATACACTCACATTTTGCGTGACCAGATTGGTGCCCTGGGTAGTGCTGGCTGTCAGTGTCCTAGCTGCTGGGTTAAaacattgtttgtttgttgttattgtggCTTTCTGTCAGAGCAGAACAGAATTGTCTTCTTCTCAATCTGTAGATCATGAGCAGatgacataaaagaaaaaaaaagtctctaaaaTGACACAGCTCTATTttgcaggagggagggggaaggagcagtGAGGAGCGCTGTGTGTCCTTGAACAGAGCAAATGTTAGGAAGCAGAGAT
The genomic region above belongs to Meles meles chromosome 14, mMelMel3.1 paternal haplotype, whole genome shotgun sequence and contains:
- the LOC123956103 gene encoding proline-rich protein 2-like, producing MLVNKARAGLPGTTQAHTRRGGRARAHPEFGRQIRAPKCVMEGGVRRGQPSSGPPGPREGGGSDAGPEEGRCGPGPHPVPGAQPRPAVPALDLRRPPPRAASPPPQRQRQRQRQQQPRWRRGPRVPGRTPAPRSAAQRRDPCGCARLRLGPAARRGDPDSRPSQRVPRRRPTDLAREAAAAGSRAGGRPPPAPGILRGPGARRALRHRSGPAPAGLPQPSPPLGPRDAGSGGRTGGGGREPPPPAPPPPSARPQLLRARPGGAA